A window of Procambarus clarkii isolate CNS0578487 chromosome 69, FALCON_Pclarkii_2.0, whole genome shotgun sequence contains these coding sequences:
- the LOC138355854 gene encoding sericin-2-like, producing MRDQMSVGSMRDQMSAGSMRDQMSVGSMRDQMSVGSMRDQMSAGSMRDQMSVGSMRDQMSAGSMRDQMSVGSMRDQMSAGSMRDQMSVGSMRDQMSAGSMRDQMSVGSIRDQMSVGSMRDQMSAGSMRDQMSVGSMRDQMSDGSIRDQMIVGSIRDQMSAGSMRDQMSVGCIRYQMSAGSMRNQMSAGSMRDQMSAGSMRDQMSVGSMRDQMSVGSMRDQMSAGSMRDQMSVGSMRD from the coding sequence ATGAGGGATCAGATGAGTGTTGGGAGTATGAGGGATCAGATGAGTGCTGGTAGTATGAGGGATCAGATGAGTGTTGGGAGTATGAGGGATCAGATGAGTGTTGGGAGTATGAGGGATCAGATGAGTGCTGGTAGTATGAGGGATCAGATGAGTGTTGGGAGTATGAGGGATCAGATGAGTGCTGGGAGTATGAGGGATCAGATGAGTGTTGGGAGTATGAGGGATCAGATGAGTGCTGGGAGTATGAGGGATCAGATGAGTGTTGGGAGTATGAGGGATCAGATGAGTGCTGGTAGTATGAGGGATCAGATGAGTGTTGGGAGTATAAGGGATCAGATGAGTGTTGGTAGTATGAGGGATCAGATGAGTGCTGGGAGTATGAGGGATCAGATGAGTGTTGGTAGTATGAGGGATCAGATGAGTGATGGGAGTATAAGGGATCAGATGATTGTTGGTAGTATAAGGGATCAGATGAGTGCTGGGAGTATGAGGGATCAGATGAGTGTTGGTTGTATCAGGTATCAGATGAGTGCTGGGAGTATGAGGAATCAGATGAGTGCTGGGAGTATGAGGGATCAGATGAGTGCTGGGAGTATGAGGGATCAGATGAGTGTTGGTAGTATGAGGGATCAGATGAGTGTTGGTAGTATGAGGGATCAGATGAGTGCTGGGAGTATGAGGGATCAGATGAGTGTTGGTAGTATGAGGGATTAG